The proteins below come from a single Bactrocera tryoni isolate S06 unplaced genomic scaffold, CSIRO_BtryS06_freeze2 scaffold_25, whole genome shotgun sequence genomic window:
- the LOC120780730 gene encoding uncharacterized protein LOC120780730 — protein MSQFHIAEPHSQRMATQLQLNISGDTASVLQKILESLGRIESRQEDMIKRQEDMINRLSAVESALAKKMPERAEIQAQGQLLRECKVLSAKTHRSVSRITGEGVSEEQTLLQSLFPMSSEETLLKVEEHLTLQAYSDAITAIILNIKFTKDSIEKVMQSLFSDELVWLYNYEGKAGKKALNKLRIVDIILAAFVNVQDKKILAVRRFVSLSHNRYKHVKRNMRN, from the exons ATGAGCCAATTTCATATCGCCGAGCCCCATTCGCAGCGTATGGCCACCCAACTCCAACTTAATATAAGTGGGGATACTGCGTCGGTACTGCAGAAAATCCTTGAAAGCCTTGGTAGGATAGAATCTCGGCAAGAAGACATGATAAAACGTCAAGAAGACATGATAAATCGGTTATCAGCTGTAGAAAGCGCTCTTGCTAAGAAG atgCCAGAACGTGCGGAGATCCAAGCACAAGGTCAATTGTTGCGGGAGTGTAAGGTGCTCTCGGCAAAAACCCACCGCAGTGTAAGCCGCATCACTGGCGAAGGAGTGAGCGAGGAGCAGACTCTGTTGCAAAGCTTGTTCCCAATGTCGTCAGAGGAAACATTGCTGAAGGTGGAGGAGCACCTTACACTCCAAGCTTACTCTGACGCTATT acGGCCAttattctaaatataaaatttaccaAGGACTCGATAGAGAAGGTGATGCAGTCCTTATTTAGTGACGAGTTGGTGTGGCTGTACAACTACGAAGGAAAAGCTGGAAAAAAGGCCCTAAACAAATTAAGAATAGTGGATATCATTCTCG ctGCATTTGTAAATGTgcaagataaaaaaattttagctgtAAGACGTTTTGTCAGTTTAAGCCATAATAGATATAAGCATGTAAAACGTAATATGAGGAACTAG